Proteins found in one Sorghum bicolor cultivar BTx623 chromosome 1, Sorghum_bicolor_NCBIv3, whole genome shotgun sequence genomic segment:
- the LOC8077098 gene encoding pentatricopeptide repeat-containing protein At4g33990, whose amino-acid sequence MLSSALPRGAHAVLVTSGHLRHLDPQLQVPPLLLANSLIAAFSRAALPRLALPLLRRLLAGAHPLRPDSFTFPPLVRAAPGPASAAQFHACALRLGLLHPNVFASGSLVHAYLRFGRVAEAYRVFDEMPERDVPAWNAMLSGLCRNARAVDAVALFGRMVGEGVAGDAVTLSSVLPMCVLLGDRALALVMHVYAVKRGLSGELFVCNALIDVYGKLGMLVEARWVFGGMALRDLVTWNSIISAYEQGGKVAAAVELFHGMMKSGVSPDVLTLVSLASAVAQCGDERGAKSVHCYVRRRGWDVGDIIAGNAVVDMYAKLSKIDAAQMVFDNLPDRDVVSWNTLITGYMQNGLSNEAVRIYNDMQNHEGLKPIQGTFVSILPAYSNLGALQQGMRMHALSIKTGLNLDVYVSTCLIDLYAKCGKLVEAMLLFEHMPRRSTGPWNAIIAGLGVHGHGAKALNLFSQMQQEGIKPDNVTFVSLLAACSHAGLVDQGRSFFDLMQTVYGIVPIAKHYACMVDMLGRAGQLDEAFEFIQGMPIKPDSAVWGALLGACRIHGNVELGKLASQNLFELDPKNVGYYVLMSNMYAKIGKWDGVDAVRSLVRRQNLQKTPGWSSMEVKGSVSVFYSGTQTEPHPQHEEIQRELQDLLAKMKSAGYVPDYSFVLQDVEEDEKEQILNNHSERLAIAFGIINTPPRTPLHIYKNLRVCGDCHNATKYISKITERDIIVRDANRFHHFKDGHCSCGDFW is encoded by the coding sequence ATGCTATCGTCCGCACTCCCGCGCGGCGCCCACGCCGTCCTCGTCACCTCAGGCCACCTCCGCCACCTCGACCCGCAGCTCCAGGTCCCGCCTCTCCTCCTCGCCAACTCCCTCATCGCCGCCTTCTCCCGCGCCGCCCTCccgcgcctcgcgctcccgctcctccgccGCCTCCTCGCGGGCGCGCACCCGCTCCGCCCCGACTCCTTCACCTTCCCGCCGCTCGTCCGTGCCGCCCCGGGTCCGGCCTCCGCCGCGCAGTTCCATGCCTGCGCGCTCCGCCTGGGGCTCCTCCACCCCAACGTCTTCGCCTCGGGCTCCCTCGTCCACGCCTACCTGCGGTTCGGCCGCGTCGCTGAGGCCTACAGAGTGTTCGACGAAATGCCCGAGCGGGATGTGCCCGCGTGGAACGCGATGTTGTCCGGGCTGTGCCGCAACGCCCGGGCCGTGGACGCGGTTGCGCTGTTCGGGAGGATGGTCGGCGAGGGGGTCGCGGGGGATGCCGTGACGCTCTCGAGCGTCCTGCCAATGTGCGTTCTGCTCGGGGATCGAGCGCTTGCTCTGGTCATGCACGTGTATGCGGTGAAGCGCGGGCTGTCTGGCGAGCTATTTGTGTGCAATGCCTTGATTGACGTGTACGGGAAGCTGGGGATGCTAGTGGAGGCTCGCTGGGTGTTTGGTGGAATGGCATTACGGGATCTGGTCACGTGGAATTCGATCATTTCAGCGTATGAGCAAGGTGGGAaggttgctgctgctgtcgaGCTGTTCCATGGTATGATGAAAAGTGGGGTTTCCCCTGATGTGCTAACACTTGTTAGCCTGGCATCTGCTGTTGCTCAGTGCGGAGATGAGCGCGGTGCAAAGTCAGTGCATTGCTACGTAAGGAGGCGGGGCTGGGATGTGGGTGACATCATTGCCGGAAATGCTGTGGTTGATATGTATGCTAAGCTGTCGAAGATTGATGCTGCCCAGATGGTATTTGATAACTTGCCTGATCGAGATGTTGTGTCCTGGAACACGCTGATTACAGGGTATATGCAGAATGGACTTTCTAATGAGGCAGTCAGGATATACAATGATATGCAGAATCATGAGGGTCTGAAGCCGATTCAAGGGACGTTTGTCAGCATTTTGCCTGCGTACTCGAACCTCGGTGCATTGCAGCAGGGAATGCGAATGCATGCACTGTCAATTAAGACTGGATTAAATCTTGATGTGTATGTCAGTACTTGTCTGATAGACTTGTATGCTAAATGTGGGAAGCTAGTAGAAGCAATGCTTTTGTTTGAGCATATGCCTAGAAGGAGCACAGGTCCTTGGAATGCCATCATAGCTGGTCTTGGGGTTCATGGGCATGGTGCAAAGGCACTCAATCTCTTCTCACAAATGCAACAAGAAGGAATTAAGCCTGATAATGTCACATTTGTTTCATTATTGGCTGCCTGTAGCCATGCTGGCTTAGTTGATCAAGGTCGGAGTTTCTTTGATTTGATGCAAACTGTTTATGGTATTGTGCCCATTGCAAAGCACTATGCATGCATGGTAGATATGCTTGGAAGAGCTGGTCAGTTGGACGAAGCTTTTGAGTTCATACAAGGCATGCCAATTAAGCCTGACTCTGCTGTTTGGGGCGCACTGCTTGGTGCCTGTAGGATTCATGGGAATGTTGAATTGGGTAAATTGGCATCACAGAACCTATTTGAACTTGATCCCAAGAATGTTGGATATTATGTCCTGATGTCAAATATGTATGCAAAGATTGGGAAATGGGATGGAGTTGATGCAGTAAGGTCTTTGGTTAGGCGCCAGAATTTGCAAAAGACCCCTGGATGGAGTTCAATGGAGGTCAAAGGGTCTGTGAGTGTATTTTACAGTGGCACACAGACAGAACCCCACCCTCAGCATGAAGAAATCCAGAGAGAGCTACAGGACCTTTTGGCCAAGATGAAAAGTGCAGGCTATGTTCCTGACTACAGTTTTGTCTTACAAGACGTAGAGGAGGATGAAAAGGAACAGATCTTGAATAATCATAGTGAGAGATTAGCTATTGCCTTTGGCATTATAAATACTCCTCCAAGAACTCCGCTCCATATATACAAGAATTTGCGGGTCTGTGGGGATTGTCACAATGCTACCAAATATATATCAAAAATAACTGAAAGAGATATCATTGTCCGGGATGCAAACCGGTTCCACCACTTTAAAGATGGGCACTGCTCTTGTGGAGACTTTTGGTAA
- the LOC8077099 gene encoding large proline-rich protein BAG6 encodes MVDVDRRPSHPHGLPRPPSHAAGLRRLSTRASAPSTPRTAAPPSPSAASAGPAPSPSALLAHLAAAGVTVLPGLSDAELALAEAALGGVQLPPDLRDLLALGLPSGDGFPDYRSPAGLRLLRFAAQEVPAAVASTTLPLAPGRRRAGGRAAPPPPPPLVPLCGRHYVPATPCLAGNPVFHVSDSGVAFAGANVADFLLRAFAAEPPPGAPLRRQLSAPVPPPSAAAPPSSTARRSLDSVTGRAPRWIEFWTDAAAAGDRFLEVPTGASATSAAAAPGWLRSSLEEAASMLTRGGWGVREVEEMMTGEGPSGSGSGVGEVNVAALALTVDRCCGDLKRGGWAAEEVVEMLGALLGPRKPRRAVAALPPDVAARVGRLAEAVSRAVGSHAKVKPPRPS; translated from the coding sequence ATGGTCGACGTCGACCGCCGCCCGTCGCACCCGCACGGCCTCCCGCGCCCGCCTTCCCACGCCGCCGGCCTGCGCCGTCTCTCCACCCGCGCTTCGGCACCCAGCACCCCGCGCACCGCGGCGCCTCCGTCTCCCTCCGCCGCCTCCGCGGGGCCCGCGCCCTCCCCATCCGCGCTCCTCGCTCACCTCGCCGCGGCTGGTGTGACCGTCCTCCCGGGGCTCTCCGACGCCGAGCTCGCCCTCGCGGAGGCCGCGCTCGGCGGCGTCCAGCTCCCGCCCGACCTCCGCGACCTCCTCGCGCTGGGCCTGCCGTCGGGGGACGGCTTCCCGGACTACCGCTCCCCCGCGGGGCTGCGCCTCCTCCGCTTCGCCGCGCAGGAGGTCCCCGCGGCCGTCGCCTCCACGACGCTGCCCCTCGCCCCGGGCCGGCGGCGCGCGGGGGGAcgggccgcgccgccgccgccgccgcccctcgTCCCGCTCTGCGGCCGGCATTACGTGCCGGCGACGCCCTGCCTCGCGGGCAACCCGGTGTTCCACGTGTCCGACTCCGGCGTGGCGTTCGCGGGCGCCAACGTCGCCGACTTCCTCCTCCGCGCCTTCGCCGCCGAGCCGCCCCCCGGCGCGCCGCTGCGGCGCCAGCTCTCCGCGCCGGTCccgccgccgtccgccgccgcgccgccgtcgtccacGGCGCGCCGGAGCCTGGACTCCGTCACCGGCCGGGCCCCGCGCTGGATCGAGTTCTGGAccgacgccgccgcggccgggGACCGGTTCTTGGAGGTCCCCACGGGCGCCAGCGCCACgagcgccgcggcggcgccggggTGGCTGCGGTCTAGCCTTGAGGAGGCGGCCTCCATGCTGACGCGCGGCGGGTGGGGCGTCCgcgaggtggaagagatgatgACTGGAGAAGGtcccagcggcagcggcagcggcgtcGGCGAGGTGAATGTGGCGGCGTTGGCGTTGACGGTCGACCGGTGCTGCGGCGACCTGAAGAGGGGAGGCTGGGCcgcggaggaggtggtggagatGCTGGGGGCGCTGCTGGGGCCGAGGAAGCCGCGGCGGGCGGTGGCAGCGCTGCCGCCGGACGTGGCCGCACGGGTGGGGCGGCTCGCCGAGGCCGTGTCGCGGGCTGTCGGGTCCCATGCCAAAGTGAAACCTCCGAGGCCATCTTGA